From a region of the Archocentrus centrarchus isolate MPI-CPG fArcCen1 chromosome 18, fArcCen1, whole genome shotgun sequence genome:
- the LOC115797200 gene encoding tripartite motif-containing protein 16-like, with the protein MAQKGVQLDGETFSCSICLDLLKDPVTTSCGHSYCMNCIKRFWDEEEEKKKIHSCPQCRKTFTPRPVLEKNIMLAVLLEQLRKTGLQAAPADHGYAGPEDVACDVCTGRKLKATKSCLVCVISYCEKHIKLHYESAAFEKHKLVAPSKKLQENICSRHDEVMKIFCYTDQQSICYLCTMDEHKGHETVPAAAERTEKQKELEVRRLNIQQRIQDREKDVKLLQQEVEAINGSADKAVEDSEKMYTELIRLIQKRSSDVKQQVRSQQETEVSRVKELQEKLEQEIAELKRKDAELEQLSHTEDHNQFLHNYPSLSALSESTHSSSINIGPLRYFEDVTAAVSETRDKLQDILREEWTNISLRVTEEDVLLSPSEPKTRAGFLKYSHEITLDPNTAHRKLLLSEGNRKVTRMKQQQSYSDHPDRFTVWCQVLSRESLTGRCYWEVEWRGGGVEIAVAYKNISRAGSSEECAFGFNDKSWSLRCYSNSYKFFYNKVQTDLSGPRSSTVGVYLDHRAGILSFYSVSETMTLLHRVQTTFTQPLYAGVYLYDGATAEFIKLK; encoded by the coding sequence atggcgCAGAAAGGAGTTCAGCTGGACGGAGAAACCTTCTCTTGTTCCatctgtttggatctactgaaggatcCGGTGACTACGAGctgtggacacagctactgcatgaactgtattaaaagattctgggatgaagaggaggagaagaagaaaatccacagctgccctcagtgcaggAAGACGTTCACACCGAGGCCTGTCCTGGAGAAAAACATAATGTTGGCAGTTTTACTGGAACAGCTGAGgaagactggactccaagctgctccagctgatcacggctatgctggacctgaagatgtggcctgtgatgtctgcactgggaggaagctgaaagccACCAAGTCCTGTTTGGTCTGTGTGATTTCCTActgtgaaaaacacattaaGCTTCATTATGAATCTGCTGCCTTTGAAAAACACAAGCTGGTGGCCCCCTCcaagaagctccaggagaacatctgctctcgtcatgatgaggtgatgaagattttctgttatactgatcagcagagtatctgttatctctgcacaatggatgaacataaaggccatgaaacagtcccagctgcagcagaaaggactgagaagcagaaggagctcgaggtgagacgactaaacatccagcagagaatccaggaccgagagaaagatgtgaagctgcttcaacaggaggtggaggccatcaatGGCTCTGCTGATAAAGCAGTGGAGGACAGTGAGAAGATGTACACTGAGCTGATCCGtctgatccagaaaagaagctctgatgtgaagcagcaggtcagatcccagcaggaaactgaagtgagtcgagtcaaagagcttcaggagaagctggagcaggagatcgctgagctgaagaggaaagacgccgagctggagcagctctcacacacagaggatcacaaccagtttctacacaactacccctcactgtcagcactcagtgagtctacacactcatccagcatcaatattggtcctctgaggtactttgaggatgtgacagcagctgtgtcagagaccagagataaactacaggacatcctgagagaggaatggacaaacatctcactgagagtcactgaagaggatgttttactgtcaccatcagagccaaagaccagagctggattcttaaaatattcacatgaaatcacactggatccaaacacagcacacagaaagCTGTTATTATCTGAGGGGAACAGAAAAGTAACAAGAATGAAACAACAACAGTCTTattctgatcatccagacagattcactGTATGGTGTCAGGTCCTGAgtagagagagtctgactggacgttgttactgggaggtggagtggagaggggGAGGAGTTGAAATAGCAGTCGCATACAAGAatatcagcagagcagggagcTCAGAGGAATGTGCTTTTGGATTCAATGACAAATCTTGGTCGCTACGTTGTTACTCAAACAGTTATAAATTTTTCTACAACAAAGTCCAAACTGACCTCTCAGGTCCTCGGTCCTCCACagtaggagtgtacctggatcacagagcaggtattctgtctttctacagcgtctctgaaaccatgactctcctccacagagtccagaccacattcactcagccaCTCTATGCTGGAGTTTATCTTTATGATGGAGCCACTGCAGAGTTCATTAAGCTGAAATAG